The proteins below come from a single Caulobacter flavus genomic window:
- a CDS encoding Hsp20 family protein, with the protein MSTTFDFTPLYSSMIGVDRMADLVETALRAEASASYPPYDIEMTGETAYRISLAVAGFAPTDLEVIAEPNLLMIKGRKAASEGQGARTFLHQGLAQRSFERRFELADYVVVKHAAHADGVLTIDLAREMPEALKPRQIPIGTGARQQALQLRPAKTRTAA; encoded by the coding sequence ATGAGCACCACGTTTGATTTCACCCCGCTCTATAGCTCTATGATCGGTGTTGATCGCATGGCCGATCTCGTCGAGACCGCGCTCCGCGCGGAGGCGAGCGCCAGCTACCCCCCGTACGATATCGAGATGACCGGCGAGACCGCGTACCGCATTTCCCTGGCGGTCGCTGGCTTTGCGCCAACCGATCTCGAGGTCATCGCCGAGCCCAATCTCCTGATGATCAAAGGCAGGAAGGCGGCGAGTGAAGGGCAGGGCGCGCGAACGTTCCTGCACCAAGGCTTGGCCCAGCGATCGTTCGAGCGGAGGTTCGAACTGGCCGACTACGTAGTCGTCAAGCACGCCGCCCATGCCGACGGGGTCCTGACAATCGATCTCGCCCGTGAGATGCCTGAGGCCTTGAAGCCCAGGCAAATCCCCATTGGCACGGGCGCACGCCAGCAGGCCCTGCAGCTCCGGCCCGCGAAGACCCGCACGGCCGCCTGA
- a CDS encoding DUF883 family protein — MTDIAPETATVKSSAATAASRVKSAAAPALGVAASSAHDAYDALKEAAGEAFGETKTQVERLSGRAAERFEAARGDLEAFVQLRPARAIGIAAAVGLLVGLLMRGRSQTIYVRDRR, encoded by the coding sequence ATGACCGACATCGCCCCTGAAACCGCTACAGTCAAATCCAGCGCCGCGACGGCCGCCTCTCGCGTGAAATCCGCAGCCGCGCCGGCGCTCGGCGTCGCCGCCAGTTCCGCTCACGACGCCTATGACGCGTTGAAAGAAGCCGCCGGCGAAGCCTTCGGCGAGACCAAGACCCAGGTCGAACGCCTGTCGGGCAGAGCTGCCGAACGTTTCGAAGCCGCGCGCGGCGACCTGGAGGCGTTCGTACAACTGCGCCCCGCGCGCGCGATCGGCATCGCCGCCGCCGTCGGCCTGCTGGTCGGCCTCCTGATGCGTGGTCGCAGCCAGACCATCTACGTGCGCGATCGCCGCTGA
- a CDS encoding ComEA family DNA-binding protein — MIDLNTATAQDLDAVTLLKGHGFEIVRYREERGRFTALRQLDEVPGLAGKTDGVEDHVQVYGE; from the coding sequence ATGATCGATCTCAATACCGCCACGGCCCAGGATTTAGATGCCGTCACCCTCTTGAAAGGCCATGGTTTCGAGATCGTGCGGTATCGGGAGGAGCGAGGCCGCTTCACCGCCCTGCGCCAGCTCGATGAAGTCCCAGGCTTGGCCGGAAAGACCGACGGCGTGGAGGACCACGTCCAGGTTTATGGCGAATAG
- a CDS encoding DUF2188 domain-containing protein, protein MPCFIFVEPSDDGWIVRGDFRDGPLMFSTGARAEQAARELAHRLADAGEPVILDIRLRNGARAGRFLFPPHVAETQAPLALRA, encoded by the coding sequence ATGCCCTGTTTCATCTTTGTCGAGCCGTCTGATGACGGTTGGATCGTACGCGGTGACTTCCGTGACGGCCCCTTGATGTTCTCTACCGGCGCGCGCGCCGAGCAGGCCGCGCGTGAACTGGCCCATCGCCTGGCGGACGCCGGGGAGCCGGTCATTTTAGATATCAGGCTGCGCAATGGCGCGCGCGCCGGGCGCTTCTTATTTCCACCCCACGTGGCGGAGACGCAGGCGCCCTTGGCGCTGCGCGCCTAG
- a CDS encoding CZB domain-containing protein: protein MDFQEHANQHHQIREALVAAVNERRAVDPAVLRSDRVCPIGCWIHGDGARLWAGNHAFLGLLENHRAFHQQAGLVADQINRGQWAEAQRSLRSGSPFAMALADLAAALRRMRATAGTLAA, encoded by the coding sequence ATGGATTTTCAGGAACACGCAAACCAACACCATCAGATTCGCGAAGCGCTCGTCGCAGCCGTCAATGAGCGCCGCGCCGTCGATCCGGCAGTCCTTCGATCGGATCGCGTTTGCCCCATCGGCTGCTGGATTCACGGCGACGGGGCCAGGCTTTGGGCCGGCAACCACGCCTTTCTCGGCTTGCTGGAAAACCATCGCGCCTTCCATCAGCAGGCAGGTCTTGTCGCCGACCAGATCAATCGCGGGCAATGGGCGGAGGCCCAGAGATCGCTTCGCTCTGGGTCGCCGTTCGCCATGGCCCTTGCCGACCTGGCGGCCGCTCTAAGGCGCATGCGAGCGACGGCCGGAACGCTCGCCGCCTAG
- a CDS encoding OmpA family protein, whose protein sequence is MSDPHGADGAPPNHIHIEKKKVGWLPWLIGLVALLALLFLLSRCGHDNTVAPPTARVADQPATPPVAVEEIALPNGKTVALQRETLNYELQKYLASDAPTPRTFTFDKLNFDSASSAIRPVDEPTLVALARILDAYPKAKVRVEGYADARGSQVDNLKLGADRAAAVASALVAKGVDSGRIATAAGGETRPVDTNATEQGRSENRRADLIVTAK, encoded by the coding sequence ATGAGCGATCCCCATGGCGCCGACGGTGCGCCGCCCAATCACATTCATATCGAGAAGAAGAAGGTGGGCTGGCTACCGTGGCTGATTGGGCTCGTGGCGCTCCTGGCGCTATTGTTCCTCCTCAGCCGATGCGGCCACGACAACACCGTCGCGCCGCCGACGGCGCGGGTCGCTGACCAACCGGCTACGCCGCCGGTCGCGGTTGAGGAGATCGCGCTGCCCAATGGCAAGACCGTCGCGCTGCAACGCGAAACCCTGAACTATGAGCTCCAGAAGTACCTGGCCTCGGATGCGCCGACGCCGCGCACCTTCACCTTTGACAAACTGAACTTCGACTCGGCCTCCTCGGCCATTCGCCCCGTCGACGAGCCAACGCTCGTCGCCCTGGCGCGGATCCTCGACGCCTACCCCAAGGCCAAGGTTCGCGTCGAAGGCTACGCCGATGCGCGCGGCTCGCAGGTGGACAACCTCAAGCTCGGCGCAGATCGCGCGGCCGCCGTGGCGTCCGCGCTCGTGGCCAAGGGCGTCGACAGCGGCCGCATAGCCACTGCCGCCGGCGGCGAAACCCGCCCGGTCGACACCAACGCCACCGAGCAAGGCCGGTCCGAGAACCGCCGCGCCGACCTCATCGTCACCGCCAAATAA
- a CDS encoding HlyD family secretion protein, with the protein MYEERSIEALLRPEALQANRDKVGAPVFIHHVPGWIITLLLLSILVASSTFLCLATYARRETVSGLLQPTAGAFRATSLKAGTVTRVPVRDGQNVDVGTPLLSVQSDATLGGGGALSEALALAAEGQRLALLDQAQARRAVLTEQQQGIALRRAAMMLDQKRLLSDRRLQVERMDLAEKNAAAAKSLWEKELMSSLALRQRQEALIVAKQELSAIDRRIEAIPTSLAQLENEARQIGAEQGGQAAAIVANLALLDEKSATTRADALIDIVSPISGKVAALRVKPGEAVAPGEALTFVIPHGGRLQAELWAPSRAAGFIREGDKVRLMYDAFPYQRFGVSRGRVKSIAGAATAPGDVPTVIQAQEAMFRIVVELDQQDVRGYGKNWPLSPGMKLSADLVLEQQSLFAWLFDKLRAARQRSAPL; encoded by the coding sequence ATGTATGAAGAGCGTTCAATAGAAGCCCTGCTTCGCCCCGAGGCTCTGCAGGCGAATCGCGATAAGGTTGGCGCGCCTGTTTTTATTCACCATGTACCCGGGTGGATAATTACACTGCTTTTGCTTTCTATACTGGTGGCGTCGTCAACGTTCCTGTGCTTGGCCACATATGCTCGACGTGAGACGGTTTCGGGCCTGCTGCAGCCGACGGCGGGAGCATTCAGGGCGACAAGTCTCAAGGCTGGCACTGTCACCAGAGTGCCGGTACGCGACGGTCAGAACGTTGACGTCGGAACCCCGCTGCTCAGCGTTCAATCCGACGCCACGCTCGGTGGTGGAGGCGCGCTCAGCGAGGCATTGGCGCTGGCGGCCGAAGGTCAACGCCTAGCCCTCCTAGATCAGGCGCAAGCGCGACGGGCAGTGCTCACCGAGCAACAGCAGGGCATCGCTCTGCGCCGCGCCGCTATGATGCTAGACCAGAAACGCCTGCTCAGCGATCGCCGCCTTCAGGTGGAGCGCATGGATCTTGCCGAAAAGAACGCCGCCGCGGCCAAGTCGCTTTGGGAAAAGGAACTCATGTCTTCCCTCGCGTTACGCCAACGCCAGGAAGCCCTAATTGTGGCTAAGCAGGAGCTTTCCGCGATCGACCGCCGGATCGAGGCCATCCCCACCTCACTTGCTCAACTCGAAAATGAAGCGCGCCAAATCGGTGCGGAGCAAGGTGGGCAAGCCGCAGCCATAGTGGCAAATCTCGCGCTTCTCGATGAAAAGAGCGCCACCACGCGCGCTGACGCTTTGATTGACATTGTCTCGCCGATTTCCGGCAAAGTTGCCGCTCTAAGGGTCAAGCCAGGCGAAGCGGTAGCTCCGGGTGAAGCATTGACCTTCGTGATCCCCCATGGAGGGAGATTGCAGGCCGAACTTTGGGCTCCTTCCCGGGCGGCCGGCTTCATTCGCGAAGGGGACAAGGTCCGCCTGATGTATGACGCCTTTCCGTATCAGCGCTTCGGAGTCTCGCGTGGGCGGGTGAAATCAATCGCCGGCGCGGCAACTGCGCCAGGAGACGTGCCTACCGTGATCCAGGCCCAAGAGGCGATGTTCAGGATTGTAGTTGAACTCGATCAGCAAGATGTCCGCGGTTACGGTAAGAACTGGCCCCTGTCTCCAGGCATGAAGCTCTCAGCAGATCTCGTGCTTGAACAACAGTCCCTGTTTGCTTGGCTGTTCGACAAACTTCGCGCCGCGCGCCAGCGGTCAGCCCCTTTGTGA
- a CDS encoding DEAD/DEAH box helicase, translated as MSQSELSPTSPVGETLTPGAAASPRRTPSSQPPAAAVAAALAATPATGVVVHLASSDRRADEIGRALTAFAAERPVLVLPPWDCLPYDRASPSRDVMGRRARVVASLADGARAGAIVVTSPEALVQRLPPGHVVAEAVMTLRTGDPLDRDALARFAARTGYVTDERIDEPGEIALLGEVVDVFPPDAAKPARIVVEETGVIAEIRIYDPLTQRSEIEVDSVSLGPASEWILPEAAAPEEPPETWPQRPPGVEHGLADHYDDLTSLFDLLPDAKLSVDPKAPDRLPEVEDHVLDAHAAHLALGGKAEPTPSPPAALYLLGDDLRAAIKRWKALALPLDGVEAVASFAGGRSPGRAFSDFVEAQQAAGRRVVLTGLRHELRPLTKALARGLDLKPQPADGWYAARSAEPGAVSSLEADLEAGFVDPDAALAVVAAADVLGGRMASRASSATDLVLEPDLRIGDVVLHEDHGVGVLRDLSTVEIEGVARDVLHLEYYGGDNLLAPVEEIGRIWRYGGEAAGVTLDRLKGEAWARRRAEVSRHVDDAARRLVALATERQARTCEPIVPPKVAYARFAARFAYPETPDQAAAIEAVLGDLASGRPMDRLVCGDVGYGKTEVALRAAAAVALSGRQVALAAPTTVLARQHVETFRRRFQGTGIGVAHLSRLVTPAEARAVRQGLDSGEIKIVVGTQALAGKDMAFDDLALLIIDEEQKFGAALKAQLRGLCADGHVLTLTATPIPRTLQAAMVGIQDVSVIASPPARRRPVRTFVAPFDAASLRTALMREKRRGGQSFLVVPRIDDVGPIGERLAKVVPELSVRVAHGDVASDAMDAVMVGFADGDGDVLLATNIIESGLDVPRANTMIVWRPDRFGLSQLHQLRGRVGRGRIQGVACLLTDPDSELSEATRARLSTLEAFDRLGSGLAISARDLDLRGGGDLVGEDQAGHVKMIGASLYQRLLARAVAVARGEADADAQTPNLVLGEIGSLPPDYVPDPVVRIGLYARLARIDDPAAIDAFEEELEDRFGSPPDAVGILLAKARLTALARAAGVVEVRAGPKGVVLVVPPKVAAEAAKRLTRVVPEVSVDGGRIIVASPSEDDTTGRTLVERLVSALAAGR; from the coding sequence ATGAGCCAGTCTGAGCTTTCACCCACCTCCCCGGTCGGCGAGACCCTGACGCCCGGTGCGGCCGCGTCGCCGCGCCGGACGCCCAGCAGTCAACCGCCTGCGGCCGCGGTGGCCGCAGCCCTGGCGGCGACCCCGGCGACGGGCGTCGTCGTCCACCTGGCCTCCAGCGACCGGCGTGCTGACGAGATCGGCCGCGCCCTGACCGCCTTCGCAGCCGAGCGGCCCGTTCTGGTCCTGCCTCCATGGGACTGCCTGCCCTACGACCGGGCGTCGCCGTCGCGCGACGTGATGGGTCGGCGCGCGCGGGTCGTCGCCAGCCTGGCGGACGGGGCACGGGCCGGCGCGATTGTCGTGACCTCGCCCGAGGCGCTGGTCCAACGCCTGCCGCCTGGTCACGTCGTGGCGGAGGCCGTCATGACGCTGCGGACCGGCGATCCGCTCGACCGCGACGCCCTGGCGCGCTTCGCCGCGCGGACCGGCTACGTGACCGACGAACGCATCGACGAGCCGGGTGAGATCGCCCTGCTCGGCGAGGTCGTCGATGTGTTCCCGCCTGACGCGGCCAAACCCGCACGCATCGTTGTCGAGGAGACCGGGGTCATCGCCGAGATCCGGATCTATGATCCGCTGACCCAGCGCTCCGAAATCGAGGTCGACAGCGTCTCGTTGGGCCCGGCCAGCGAGTGGATCCTGCCCGAAGCGGCCGCGCCCGAAGAGCCGCCGGAGACCTGGCCGCAGCGCCCGCCGGGCGTCGAGCACGGCCTCGCAGACCACTACGACGACCTGACAAGCCTCTTCGACCTTCTGCCCGACGCGAAACTCTCCGTGGATCCCAAGGCTCCGGACCGGCTCCCCGAGGTTGAAGACCACGTGCTGGACGCCCACGCCGCTCACCTGGCGTTGGGCGGCAAGGCGGAGCCGACGCCCTCCCCGCCCGCGGCTCTCTATCTGCTGGGCGACGACCTGCGGGCCGCGATCAAGAGGTGGAAGGCGCTGGCCCTGCCGCTCGACGGCGTCGAGGCCGTCGCCAGCTTCGCCGGCGGCCGCAGCCCGGGACGGGCGTTCAGCGACTTCGTCGAGGCTCAGCAAGCGGCCGGCCGCCGGGTCGTGCTCACGGGCCTGCGCCACGAACTTCGGCCTCTGACCAAGGCCTTGGCCCGCGGCCTCGACCTGAAGCCCCAGCCCGCCGATGGCTGGTATGCTGCCCGGTCGGCTGAACCCGGCGCGGTATCCAGCCTGGAGGCCGATCTTGAGGCCGGCTTCGTCGATCCCGACGCCGCCCTGGCGGTCGTCGCCGCAGCGGACGTCCTCGGCGGCCGGATGGCCTCGCGCGCGTCCTCGGCGACCGATCTCGTCCTCGAACCCGACCTGCGGATCGGCGACGTGGTGCTGCACGAGGACCATGGCGTCGGCGTCCTGCGCGACCTGTCGACCGTCGAGATCGAGGGGGTGGCGCGCGACGTGCTGCATCTAGAATATTACGGCGGCGACAACCTGCTCGCCCCTGTCGAGGAGATCGGCCGGATCTGGCGCTACGGCGGCGAGGCCGCTGGGGTAACGCTCGATCGGCTCAAGGGCGAGGCCTGGGCGCGTCGCCGGGCCGAGGTCAGCCGACACGTCGACGACGCCGCCCGCCGGCTCGTGGCTCTCGCGACCGAGCGCCAGGCGCGGACCTGCGAACCGATCGTCCCGCCGAAGGTCGCCTACGCCCGCTTCGCCGCGCGCTTCGCCTACCCGGAGACGCCGGACCAGGCGGCGGCGATCGAGGCCGTGCTGGGCGACCTCGCCTCTGGGCGCCCGATGGACCGACTGGTCTGCGGCGACGTCGGCTACGGCAAGACCGAGGTGGCCCTGCGCGCGGCCGCGGCCGTGGCCCTGAGCGGCCGCCAGGTCGCGCTCGCCGCGCCGACGACCGTCCTGGCCCGCCAGCACGTCGAGACCTTCAGGCGCCGCTTCCAAGGCACGGGGATCGGCGTCGCGCACCTCTCGCGGCTGGTCACGCCAGCCGAGGCCCGAGCCGTGCGCCAAGGTCTTGACAGCGGCGAGATCAAGATCGTGGTCGGCACCCAGGCCCTGGCGGGCAAGGATATGGCCTTCGATGACCTGGCGCTGCTGATCATCGACGAAGAGCAGAAGTTCGGCGCAGCCTTGAAAGCCCAGCTTCGCGGCTTGTGCGCCGACGGTCACGTTCTCACCCTGACGGCCACGCCGATTCCCCGCACGCTGCAGGCGGCCATGGTCGGGATCCAGGACGTCAGCGTGATCGCCAGCCCGCCCGCCCGTCGTCGGCCGGTCCGGACCTTCGTGGCGCCGTTCGACGCGGCCAGCCTGCGCACGGCCTTGATGCGAGAAAAGCGCCGGGGCGGTCAGAGCTTCCTGGTCGTCCCACGCATCGACGACGTTGGCCCGATCGGCGAGCGCCTGGCCAAGGTCGTTCCGGAGCTTTCGGTGCGTGTCGCGCACGGCGACGTGGCGTCCGACGCCATGGACGCGGTGATGGTCGGTTTCGCCGACGGCGACGGCGACGTCCTGCTGGCGACCAATATCATCGAGAGCGGCTTGGACGTGCCGCGCGCCAACACCATGATCGTCTGGCGGCCGGATCGGTTCGGGCTCTCCCAGCTGCACCAGTTGCGCGGGCGCGTCGGCCGCGGCCGGATCCAGGGCGTGGCCTGCCTGCTGACCGATCCCGACAGCGAGCTTTCGGAGGCGACACGCGCACGCCTGTCGACCCTGGAGGCGTTCGACCGGCTGGGCTCGGGCCTGGCGATCAGCGCGCGGGACCTTGATCTGCGCGGCGGGGGCGATCTCGTGGGCGAAGATCAGGCCGGTCACGTCAAGATGATCGGCGCGTCGCTCTATCAACGCCTGCTGGCTCGAGCCGTCGCCGTGGCGCGAGGCGAGGCAGACGCCGACGCCCAGACGCCCAACCTGGTGCTTGGAGAAATTGGAAGCCTTCCGCCCGACTATGTTCCCGACCCCGTGGTTCGGATCGGTCTCTACGCGCGGCTGGCTCGGATCGACGATCCCGCCGCCATCGACGCCTTCGAAGAAGAGCTGGAAGACCGCTTCGGCTCTCCGCCCGACGCCGTGGGTATCCTCCTGGCCAAGGCGAGACTGACAGCCCTGGCACGCGCCGCGGGGGTCGTCGAAGTGCGCGCCGGTCCCAAGGGCGTGGTGCTGGTCGTCCCGCCGAAGGTGGCGGCGGAGGCGGCCAAGCGATTGACGCGTGTCGTGCCCGAGGTCAGCGTCGACGGCGGCCGGATCATCGTAGCCTCGCCGAGCGAAGACGACACGACGGGCCGCACACTGGTCGAGCGGCTGGTGTCCGCCCTCGCCGCGGGCCGGTAA
- a CDS encoding peptidase domain-containing ABC transporter — MKMFSDFRHFRQIERAECGLMCVGIVSELLGARLDASALRRKHPVSVHGLTLRQVCEIASTWSMECRPVRCELEDLTQLALPAILHWKLDHFVVLTRVSSGRAWIVDPACGRTTVSLSELSRAFTGIAVEIRRSTNFRKRSQISPLNLLSLVQPDRRIPGSLMQTVILSVIMQAYVIATPFYIQTAVDDAGLKGDHDLLLTLALGFGLFAIFNAVAEAMRGIVLQQLTSILTWGMSRKLFRHMVRLPLPWFQRRKLADALTRFDSLTPIKSLIANGFVMSIVDGALSIVTLVMMVMFSPLLTAVAGVGIAATLVLKLALIPATLKLGAASLNASIAEQGNRIETLRSMQTIKLMAAEEEREIQWSNRLAEVVKANQANGLVNVGLTAGGRLIDALTYVALIYIATREVISGATTIGLMYAFLSYRSQFSARIQNLLDQFVNWRLLDMHTHRLADIVLQATDPLVENQAQCSASIKGHIELRSVAYGFSNDKFVLKDVNLTVEPGEFIAIIGASGMGKSTLLKVLCGLYLPTRGEVRLDGRPLSFWGAQAARRAFGVVMQDDELLSGSIAENVAFFDERIDMDRVWDCLRRASVADEIASLPMQANTLIGDMGASISSGQKQRLLVARALYREAKVLIFDEATSHLDPINEQRVSEAIAKSGVSRIVVAHRRETLASADRIYVLNDGRLVKVADRSAPASQLAAEV; from the coding sequence ATGAAAATGTTTTCGGACTTTAGGCACTTCCGCCAAATTGAACGAGCCGAATGCGGCCTGATGTGCGTCGGGATCGTAAGTGAACTGCTCGGCGCTCGACTGGACGCCTCCGCCCTGCGACGAAAGCACCCCGTCTCGGTTCATGGCCTGACATTGCGACAGGTCTGCGAAATCGCCTCGACCTGGTCGATGGAATGTCGCCCTGTTCGTTGCGAACTGGAAGACCTGACACAGCTTGCCCTTCCCGCGATCCTTCACTGGAAGCTTGATCATTTCGTTGTTCTGACAAGGGTTTCCTCGGGGCGGGCATGGATCGTCGACCCTGCCTGCGGGCGTACTACCGTGTCGTTGTCAGAGCTTTCTCGAGCCTTCACCGGCATTGCCGTGGAAATCAGGCGTTCCACCAATTTCCGCAAGCGGTCTCAGATATCCCCCCTCAATCTGTTGAGCTTGGTTCAGCCGGACCGTCGCATTCCCGGCAGTCTGATGCAGACAGTCATCTTGTCGGTGATCATGCAGGCTTACGTCATAGCAACGCCTTTCTATATTCAGACGGCGGTAGATGATGCGGGCCTAAAAGGGGACCATGACCTGCTGCTGACGTTGGCGCTTGGCTTCGGGCTGTTTGCCATCTTCAACGCGGTGGCTGAGGCGATGCGCGGCATTGTGCTTCAGCAGCTCACTTCAATTCTGACCTGGGGCATGTCGCGCAAACTTTTCCGCCACATGGTCCGCCTACCTTTGCCTTGGTTTCAACGTCGCAAGCTCGCCGACGCACTGACACGCTTCGATAGCCTGACCCCGATCAAGAGCCTGATTGCAAACGGCTTCGTTATGTCGATTGTCGACGGCGCACTATCCATCGTGACCTTGGTAATGATGGTGATGTTCTCGCCCTTACTGACGGCTGTAGCGGGCGTCGGGATCGCAGCGACCCTCGTTCTGAAACTGGCGTTGATCCCCGCCACTTTGAAGCTCGGCGCCGCCAGTCTGAACGCCTCCATAGCGGAGCAGGGCAACCGCATTGAAACGCTCCGCTCTATGCAGACCATTAAATTGATGGCCGCAGAAGAAGAGCGCGAGATCCAATGGTCAAATCGACTTGCAGAGGTCGTAAAAGCTAATCAGGCGAATGGACTTGTAAACGTCGGCCTTACGGCTGGCGGCCGGTTGATTGACGCCCTCACATATGTCGCCTTGATTTACATCGCGACCCGCGAAGTCATATCTGGGGCGACTACTATTGGCCTTATGTACGCGTTTCTTTCTTACAGATCTCAGTTTTCGGCTCGAATACAGAATTTGTTGGATCAGTTCGTGAACTGGCGGCTCCTCGATATGCACACCCATCGCCTCGCCGACATCGTGCTGCAAGCGACCGATCCACTGGTTGAAAATCAAGCTCAGTGCTCAGCGTCGATCAAGGGGCACATAGAGCTACGCTCGGTCGCGTATGGCTTCAGCAACGACAAATTCGTACTGAAGGATGTAAATCTCACTGTTGAGCCGGGAGAGTTCATCGCAATCATTGGCGCATCTGGAATGGGTAAATCTACACTCCTGAAGGTTCTTTGCGGCCTTTATCTACCAACAAGGGGCGAGGTTCGTCTTGATGGCCGCCCGCTAAGCTTCTGGGGCGCGCAAGCGGCAAGAAGAGCGTTCGGCGTTGTCATGCAAGATGATGAATTACTTTCGGGATCCATTGCAGAGAATGTCGCATTCTTCGATGAACGCATAGACATGGATCGGGTTTGGGATTGCTTGCGCCGCGCTTCGGTCGCTGACGAGATTGCTTCACTTCCTATGCAAGCGAACACCTTGATCGGAGACATGGGCGCGTCGATTTCGAGTGGTCAGAAGCAGCGCCTTTTGGTGGCCAGGGCGCTCTATCGTGAAGCCAAAGTGCTGATCTTTGATGAGGCTACCTCCCATCTAGATCCAATCAACGAACAGAGGGTGAGCGAGGCCATCGCAAAAAGTGGCGTGTCGCGCATCGTGGTCGCACATAGACGAGAGACGCTCGCCTCGGCGGATCGGATCTACGTGCTCAACGATGGACGACTGGTCAAGGTTGCAGATAGATCCGCACCTGCCAGCCAACTCGCGGCAGAGGTGTAG